The Rhodococcus triatomae genome includes a window with the following:
- the era gene encoding GTPase Era, with protein sequence MSNDEFRSGFVCFVGRPNTGKSTLTNALVGSKIAITSSRPQTTRHTIRGIVHRPHAQLILVDTPGLHRPRTLLGQRLNDLVKDTYSEVDLIGICIPADEKIGPGDRWIVRQVKQIAPRTAIVGIVTKIDKAGKEQVAAQLLAVSELLGPDADVVPVSATKGEQVEVLVDVLASKMEPGPAFYPDGELTDEPEETLMAELIREAALEGLGEELPHSLAVVIEEIVEREGRTEKQGPMLDVHAILYVERSSQKGIVIGKGGARLRDVGTRARGQIEKILGTKIFLDLHVKVAKEWQRDPKQLGRLGF encoded by the coding sequence ATGAGTAACGACGAGTTCCGTTCCGGCTTCGTATGTTTCGTCGGCCGGCCGAACACCGGCAAGTCGACGCTGACGAACGCGCTGGTCGGCAGCAAGATCGCGATCACCTCGTCGCGGCCGCAGACCACCCGGCACACGATTCGCGGCATCGTGCATCGACCCCACGCCCAGTTGATCCTGGTGGACACGCCGGGGCTGCACCGGCCGCGCACCCTGCTCGGGCAGCGCCTCAACGACCTCGTCAAGGACACCTATTCCGAGGTCGACCTCATCGGCATCTGCATCCCGGCCGACGAGAAGATCGGTCCCGGCGATCGGTGGATCGTGCGGCAGGTCAAGCAGATCGCGCCGAGGACGGCGATCGTCGGAATCGTCACCAAGATCGACAAGGCGGGCAAGGAGCAGGTGGCGGCCCAGTTGCTCGCGGTCTCCGAGCTGCTCGGCCCGGACGCGGATGTGGTGCCGGTGTCCGCGACGAAGGGGGAGCAGGTCGAGGTCCTCGTGGACGTGCTGGCGTCGAAGATGGAGCCCGGGCCGGCGTTCTATCCGGACGGTGAGCTCACCGACGAGCCGGAGGAGACCCTCATGGCCGAGCTCATCCGGGAGGCGGCACTCGAGGGGCTCGGCGAGGAGCTGCCGCACTCGTTGGCCGTGGTCATCGAGGAGATCGTGGAGCGGGAGGGACGCACGGAGAAGCAGGGTCCGATGCTCGACGTGCACGCCATCCTCTACGTCGAACGATCCAGTCAGAAGGGCATCGTCATCGGGAAGGGCGGCGCGCGATTGCGTGACGTCGGCACCCGTGCGCGTGGCCAGATCGAGAAGATCCTCGGCACGAAGATCTTCCTGGATCTGCACGTGAAGGTGGCCAAGGAGTGGCAACGCGACCCGAAACAGTTGGGCCGCCTCGGATTCTGA
- a CDS encoding MSMEG_1061 family FMN-dependent PPOX-type flavoprotein, with product MDTGTATADHTINTPEELEQVLGAAHPKILSKHTDFTTPAIRDFISQARFFVLATSDADGNCDCSPRGDITPRALFHGDRTLVIPDRPGNRRADSYRNILSNPHVGVLFVVPGIDEVVRLNGRAHLTVDPGLLAEMAIDGKPATLGVVVEIDEVYAHCARAVLRSRMWEAETWPEPSTVPSIREMAAEQHAVSAGDDPRSRQEEYRKYLY from the coding sequence GTGGACACCGGCACGGCCACCGCCGACCACACGATCAACACGCCGGAGGAACTCGAGCAGGTGCTCGGCGCCGCGCACCCGAAGATCCTCTCCAAGCACACGGACTTCACCACCCCGGCGATTCGTGACTTCATCTCGCAGGCCCGGTTCTTCGTCCTCGCGACCTCCGACGCCGACGGGAACTGCGACTGCTCGCCCCGGGGCGACATCACCCCACGCGCGCTCTTCCACGGTGACCGAACCCTGGTCATCCCGGACCGTCCCGGCAATCGGCGCGCCGATTCCTACCGGAACATCCTGTCGAATCCGCACGTCGGCGTGCTGTTCGTGGTTCCCGGCATCGACGAGGTGGTCCGGCTCAACGGGCGCGCGCATCTGACGGTCGATCCGGGCCTTCTCGCCGAGATGGCGATCGACGGCAAGCCCGCGACGCTCGGTGTCGTCGTCGAGATCGACGAAGTGTACGCGCACTGCGCCCGCGCCGTCCTCCGATCCCGGATGTGGGAGGCCGAGACCTGGCCGGAACCGTCCACGGTGCCCTCCATCCGCGAGATGGCCGCCGAACAGCATGCGGTCTCGGCCGGCGACGACCCGCGTAGCCGCCAGGAGGAGTACCGCAAGTATCTCTACTGA
- a CDS encoding iron-siderophore ABC transporter substrate-binding protein yields MVSRKWASLLVLFVVAVAGCSGSPTEVDGPDGAPDSAFPVTVAGKFGDVTVESTPTRVVAIGWGDAETALALGVPPVGASDWVDFGGAGVGPWAEGIYEDEPEIIGTLEPSYEQIAALAPDLILDTKSAGDRERYELLSKIAPTIGLPEGADNFKTTAEQQVELVSTALGMPEAGAELLADLDRRFADAAAAHPEFAGRSATVAARSGAGWGAYTADTERVQFVRKLGFVQNPTIDDLAAVTFSVPVAEENLGVLDADMVIVFPIQRTAREVEDTPLFQAIPAVQDGRYVVFDSPEVARSYSTNSVLSIRYALETVVPLLAERVEGR; encoded by the coding sequence ATGGTTTCGAGGAAGTGGGCGTCGCTGCTGGTGCTGTTCGTGGTCGCGGTCGCGGGGTGCTCCGGCAGCCCCACCGAGGTCGACGGTCCCGACGGGGCGCCGGATTCCGCGTTCCCGGTGACGGTCGCGGGCAAGTTCGGTGACGTGACCGTCGAATCCACACCCACCCGCGTCGTGGCGATCGGTTGGGGCGACGCGGAGACGGCACTCGCGCTCGGGGTCCCGCCGGTCGGTGCCAGCGACTGGGTGGACTTCGGCGGTGCCGGAGTGGGCCCGTGGGCCGAGGGGATCTACGAGGACGAGCCGGAGATCATCGGCACCCTAGAACCGTCGTACGAGCAGATCGCCGCACTGGCACCGGATCTCATCCTCGACACCAAGAGCGCGGGAGACCGGGAGAGGTACGAACTGCTGTCGAAGATCGCGCCCACGATCGGGCTCCCCGAGGGCGCAGACAACTTCAAGACCACGGCGGAGCAGCAGGTCGAACTCGTCTCGACGGCACTGGGCATGCCCGAGGCCGGGGCAGAACTGCTCGCCGACCTGGATCGGCGTTTCGCCGACGCCGCGGCAGCGCATCCGGAGTTCGCGGGCAGGTCGGCGACAGTGGCCGCGAGGTCCGGTGCCGGGTGGGGTGCCTACACCGCCGACACCGAGCGGGTCCAGTTCGTCAGGAAGCTCGGTTTCGTGCAGAACCCCACCATCGACGACCTCGCGGCCGTCACGTTCTCGGTTCCCGTCGCGGAGGAGAACCTGGGTGTCCTCGACGCCGACATGGTGATCGTCTTCCCGATCCAGCGCACGGCTCGAGAGGTCGAGGACACTCCGCTGTTCCAGGCGATCCCTGCCGTCCAGGACGGGCGGTACGTCGTGTTCGATTCTCCGGAAGTCGCCCGCTCCTATTCGACCAACTCGGTGTTGTCCATCCGGTACGCGCTCGAGACGGTGGTGCCGCTGCTCGCCGAGCGGGTCGAGGGCCGGTAG
- a CDS encoding alpha/beta hydrolase family protein encodes MTRIKVRYGDAPEQFGHFYPPRTPQAGPVPVVTVIHGGFWQARYGLAVETPFARDLAHHGVAVWNIEYRRLGAGGLWPEMSQDVVSAFEALAGPVAAASSVPLDLDRIRVVGHSAGGQLAVWLAGQRGGRLRPEWVVSQAGALDLASAAERGRRIGYIEEMFGTSYRDDPAVYRSASPQHRLPAGTPVLCLHGTEDVQVPEAVSRRYVSAAVEAGDRAALRLVDGEDHFAFLTPGSTPWQLSRAALLAPDFGSAVRAAGAFLPEQNPVGVPGPDR; translated from the coding sequence GTGACGCGCATCAAGGTCCGCTACGGCGACGCGCCCGAGCAGTTCGGTCACTTCTATCCGCCACGCACCCCGCAGGCCGGCCCGGTCCCGGTGGTGACGGTGATCCACGGAGGATTCTGGCAGGCCAGGTACGGACTCGCCGTCGAGACGCCGTTCGCGCGCGATCTCGCGCATCACGGCGTCGCGGTGTGGAACATCGAGTACCGGCGGCTCGGTGCGGGCGGACTCTGGCCGGAGATGTCCCAGGACGTCGTGTCCGCGTTCGAGGCCCTCGCCGGGCCGGTCGCGGCCGCGTCTTCCGTGCCTCTCGACCTCGATCGGATCCGGGTCGTCGGTCACTCCGCGGGCGGACAACTGGCGGTGTGGCTGGCCGGGCAGCGCGGTGGGCGGCTCCGCCCCGAGTGGGTGGTGTCCCAGGCCGGTGCGCTCGACCTCGCGTCCGCGGCGGAACGTGGACGCCGGATCGGCTACATCGAGGAGATGTTCGGAACGAGCTATCGGGACGATCCCGCGGTGTACCGGTCGGCGAGCCCACAGCACCGGCTCCCGGCAGGCACGCCGGTGCTGTGTCTGCACGGCACCGAGGACGTCCAGGTCCCCGAGGCGGTGAGCCGTCGCTACGTGTCCGCGGCCGTCGAGGCAGGGGACCGGGCCGCGCTGCGCCTGGTGGACGGGGAGGATCACTTCGCCTTCCTCACCCCGGGCAGTACGCCGTGGCAGTTGTCCCGAGCCGCACTGCTGGCCCCCGATTTCGGGAGCGCGGTCCGGGCCGCCGGCGCGTTTCTCCCCGAGCAGAATCCGGTGGGCGTGCCGGGGCCCGACCGCTAG
- the ybeY gene encoding rRNA maturation RNase YbeY has protein sequence MSIEVSNESGMDVSEEELVSVARFVIARMDVHPAAELSMVLVDSATMADLHLRWMDLPGPTDVMSFPMDELEPGGRPDAPEPGPSMLGDIVLCPSFAADQAATAGHPLGHELALLTVHGVLHLLGYDHAEPDEEKEMFGLQNRLLDEWYEDLRRAERDAELAARDQKLLGKAGFFDSPEQ, from the coding sequence ATGAGCATCGAGGTCTCGAACGAATCGGGTATGGACGTCTCCGAGGAGGAGTTGGTCAGCGTCGCCCGGTTCGTGATCGCCCGGATGGACGTCCATCCGGCCGCGGAGCTGTCCATGGTGCTCGTCGACTCGGCGACGATGGCGGATCTGCACCTGCGCTGGATGGATCTGCCCGGCCCCACCGACGTCATGTCCTTCCCCATGGACGAGCTGGAACCGGGTGGGCGTCCGGACGCGCCGGAGCCCGGGCCGTCCATGCTCGGGGACATCGTGCTGTGCCCGTCGTTCGCGGCCGATCAGGCGGCAACGGCAGGGCATCCACTCGGCCACGAACTCGCGCTCCTCACCGTGCACGGCGTGCTCCACCTGCTCGGGTACGACCACGCCGAGCCGGACGAGGAGAAGGAGATGTTCGGCCTGCAGAATCGGCTGCTCGACGAGTGGTACGAGGATCTGCGCCGCGCCGAGCGGGATGCCGAACTCGCTGCCCGGGACCAGAAGCTGCTCGGCAAGGCCGGCTTCTTCGACAGCCCCGAGCAGTAG
- a CDS encoding PhoH family protein, producing MDLAPEVVPALLGSSDENLRALERVLDADVHVRGNSFTLTGTPADVALAERVISELTAVVGGGQQLSPDAVRRTVGMLTQGVGESPAEVLTLDILSRRGKTIRPKTLNQKRYVDAIDTNTIVFGVGPAGTGKTYLAMAKAVQALQSKQVSRIILTRPAVEAGERLGFLPGTLHEKIDPYLRPLHDALHDMMDAESIPKLMQAGVIEVAPLAYMRGRTLNDAFIILDEAQNTTAEQMKMFLTRLGFGSKVVVTGDITQVDLPGGARSGLRAATEILDDIDGIHFSRLDSSDVVRHRLVSEIVDAYDRHESSAHEVQVGNRAQRRAAQSRSPRR from the coding sequence ATGGACCTCGCCCCGGAAGTCGTGCCGGCGCTCCTCGGTTCGTCCGACGAGAACCTCCGCGCACTCGAACGAGTACTCGATGCCGACGTACATGTTCGCGGCAATTCCTTCACCCTCACCGGGACGCCCGCCGACGTGGCGCTCGCCGAGCGCGTGATCAGTGAGTTGACCGCGGTGGTCGGCGGCGGTCAGCAGCTGTCCCCGGACGCGGTCCGCCGCACGGTCGGCATGCTCACCCAGGGGGTGGGCGAGTCCCCGGCGGAGGTACTCACCCTGGACATCCTGTCCCGGCGTGGCAAGACCATCCGGCCCAAGACGCTCAACCAGAAACGCTACGTCGACGCGATCGACACGAACACCATCGTGTTCGGAGTGGGCCCTGCCGGCACCGGCAAGACCTATCTCGCGATGGCCAAGGCGGTGCAGGCGCTGCAGTCCAAGCAGGTGTCGAGAATCATCCTGACCCGGCCGGCGGTCGAGGCGGGTGAGCGTCTCGGCTTCCTGCCCGGCACCCTGCACGAGAAGATCGATCCGTACCTGCGGCCCCTGCACGATGCGCTCCACGACATGATGGACGCGGAGTCGATTCCCAAGTTGATGCAGGCGGGCGTGATCGAGGTTGCCCCACTCGCGTACATGCGTGGACGCACCCTCAACGACGCATTCATCATTCTCGACGAGGCCCAGAACACGACCGCCGAGCAGATGAAGATGTTCCTCACCCGCCTCGGCTTCGGCTCGAAGGTCGTCGTCACCGGCGACATCACCCAGGTCGACCTTCCCGGTGGCGCGCGTTCAGGTCTGCGGGCGGCGACGGAGATCCTCGACGACATCGACGGAATCCACTTCTCCCGGCTCGACAGCAGCGACGTCGTCCGGCATCGGCTGGTCTCCGAGATCGTCGACGCCTACGACCGTCACGAGTCCTCGGCACACGAGGTCCAGGTGGGCAATCGCGCTCAGCGCCGGGCCGCGCAGTCCCGATCCCCGCGTCGGTAA
- a CDS encoding hemolysin family protein: MDSAPALIALAIALVPLGGLFAAVDSALNTISPARVEEMAKDGRAGARRLLRILDDRPRYVNLTVLLRILCEITATVVLVGGLMDLLEPAWALFWTAVIMVLVDYLVIGVGPRTLGRQHAYTLALAASLPLHVIGILLGPISKLLIMIGNALTPGRGFRNGPFASEIELRELVDMAQERGVVADDERRMIQSVFELGDTTAREVMVPRTEMVWIEADKSAGQATSLAVRSGHSRIPVVGENVDDILGVVYLKDLVQQTYYSRDGGRSVQVGEVMRPAVFVPDSKPLDTLLADMQRDRNHMAVLVDEYGGVAGLVTIEDLIEEIVGEIADEYDMDETPPVEDLGDGTYRVSARLPLEDLGELFHVDLDNDEVDTVGGLIGYELGRVPLPGSEVVSHGLRLRGEGSADMRGRVRISTVFVERAPADVAESSAGESE, encoded by the coding sequence GTGGACAGTGCTCCCGCGCTGATCGCCCTCGCCATCGCGCTCGTTCCGCTCGGCGGGCTGTTCGCCGCCGTCGACTCCGCCCTCAACACGATTTCCCCGGCCCGGGTCGAGGAGATGGCGAAGGACGGCCGGGCCGGCGCGAGACGGCTGCTGCGCATACTCGACGACCGCCCGCGCTACGTGAATCTCACGGTCCTGTTGCGCATCCTGTGCGAGATCACCGCGACGGTCGTGCTCGTCGGGGGCCTGATGGATCTGCTCGAACCGGCGTGGGCCCTGTTCTGGACCGCGGTGATCATGGTGCTCGTCGACTATCTGGTCATCGGTGTCGGCCCGCGCACCCTGGGCCGTCAACACGCCTACACGCTGGCGCTGGCAGCCTCGCTGCCGCTCCACGTGATCGGGATACTCCTCGGCCCGATCAGCAAGCTGCTCATCATGATCGGCAACGCACTCACCCCGGGCCGCGGATTCCGCAACGGCCCCTTCGCCTCCGAGATCGAGCTGCGCGAACTCGTGGACATGGCCCAGGAACGCGGAGTCGTGGCCGACGACGAGCGGCGCATGATCCAGTCGGTCTTCGAACTGGGCGACACGACCGCCCGCGAGGTCATGGTGCCCCGCACGGAGATGGTGTGGATCGAGGCGGACAAGAGCGCCGGGCAGGCCACGTCTCTCGCGGTGCGCAGCGGTCACTCGCGGATTCCGGTCGTCGGGGAGAACGTGGACGACATCCTCGGCGTGGTCTACCTCAAGGACCTGGTGCAGCAGACGTACTACTCCCGCGACGGCGGGCGCAGCGTCCAGGTCGGCGAGGTCATGCGGCCGGCGGTGTTCGTCCCGGACTCGAAGCCGTTGGACACCCTGCTGGCCGACATGCAGCGCGACCGGAACCACATGGCGGTTCTGGTCGACGAGTACGGCGGGGTCGCCGGGCTGGTCACTATCGAGGACCTCATCGAGGAGATCGTCGGGGAGATCGCCGACGAGTACGACATGGACGAGACGCCTCCGGTCGAGGACCTCGGCGACGGCACGTACCGGGTGTCCGCGCGCCTGCCCCTGGAGGACCTGGGTGAACTGTTCCACGTCGACCTCGACAACGACGAGGTCGACACCGTGGGCGGCCTGATCGGCTACGAGCTGGGCCGGGTGCCCCTGCCGGGTTCCGAGGTCGTCTCCCACGGGCTGCGGCTGCGCGGCGAGGGGTCGGCGGACATGCGGGGACGGGTGCGTATCAGCACGGTGTTCGTCGAGCGGGCGCCCGCGGACGTGGCGGAATCGTCGGCGGGAGAATCGGAATGA
- a CDS encoding 16S rRNA (uracil(1498)-N(3))-methyltransferase gives MAATVFFLDPLPEVGAVAVLDGPEGRHAATVRRIGVGERLVLADGRGEVADGEVVGAAKDRLDVRIDGRRSLPVATPTVTVVQALPKAERSELAVELATEAGADGFVPWQSARCVARWEGPKAVKGVTRWRNAAAAAAKQSRRARVPEVADVHRTPDVVAAVRDVAGRGGVVAVLHEGASQHLADLALRDVPEMMLVVGPEGGLAEEEVAALTAVGAVPVLLGPQVLRTSTAAAVALGAIGVLTDRWAAAPLT, from the coding sequence GTGGCAGCCACCGTCTTCTTCCTGGATCCGCTGCCCGAGGTGGGTGCCGTCGCCGTCCTGGACGGACCCGAAGGGCGTCATGCCGCCACGGTGCGCCGGATCGGTGTCGGTGAGCGCCTGGTGCTCGCGGACGGGCGCGGCGAGGTTGCCGACGGCGAGGTGGTGGGTGCGGCGAAGGACCGGCTGGACGTACGGATCGACGGTCGCCGCAGCCTGCCTGTGGCCACGCCGACGGTGACCGTCGTCCAGGCGCTGCCCAAGGCGGAGCGTTCCGAGTTGGCCGTGGAACTCGCCACGGAGGCGGGAGCCGACGGCTTCGTGCCCTGGCAGTCCGCCCGGTGCGTGGCTCGATGGGAAGGGCCCAAGGCGGTCAAGGGAGTGACCCGGTGGCGCAACGCCGCGGCCGCCGCCGCCAAGCAGTCCCGACGCGCGAGAGTCCCCGAGGTCGCGGACGTGCACCGCACACCGGATGTCGTCGCCGCCGTGCGCGACGTGGCCGGCCGCGGCGGCGTCGTCGCCGTGCTGCACGAGGGGGCGTCGCAGCACCTGGCCGACCTGGCGTTGCGGGACGTTCCGGAGATGATGCTCGTCGTCGGCCCCGAGGGCGGGCTCGCCGAGGAGGAGGTCGCCGCCCTGACGGCCGTGGGCGCGGTTCCGGTGCTGCTGGGGCCACAGGTTCTCCGCACTTCCACCGCTGCGGCCGTGGCGCTCGGGGCGATCGGCGTCCTCACCGACCGCTGGGCAGCTGCCCCACTCACGTGA
- a CDS encoding cytidine deaminase, producing MTELDAEDGTLIVLARAALARTGGRRGAAVRDTDGRTYAAADVTLPSLTLSALQAAVAVAVSSGATAFEAAAVVGESPGDAAPGTDAGVTALHDVSPDTYIVFAAVDGTVQTIRTNQE from the coding sequence ATGACCGAGCTGGATGCCGAGGACGGCACACTGATCGTGCTGGCGCGCGCCGCGCTCGCCCGCACCGGCGGCCGCCGGGGTGCGGCCGTGCGGGACACCGACGGCCGCACGTACGCCGCCGCCGACGTGACGTTGCCCAGCCTGACCCTGTCGGCGTTGCAGGCCGCGGTCGCGGTCGCGGTGTCGAGTGGCGCCACGGCGTTCGAAGCCGCGGCCGTCGTCGGGGAATCGCCGGGGGACGCGGCCCCCGGGACGGACGCGGGCGTCACCGCACTGCACGACGTGAGCCCCGACACCTACATCGTGTTCGCCGCTGTGGACGGCACGGTCCAGACGATCCGGACGAACCAGGAGTGA